A window of Verrucomicrobiota bacterium contains these coding sequences:
- a CDS encoding efflux RND transporter periplasmic adaptor subunit: MKRISLRKLLPWLIVAAVVAFAVYRLKFSPMPVTAHTVATGEVRAEVMGTGTLEARVKTIISPRIQERLAEVLVDQGDTVKSGQLLARLDDAETKQQVAIAEATLAAARATVERVKSDEARAQAVLQQAQLDHRRSTELLAGKIAAQADFDKTSEALHVAEADLKRAQSTIVEAQSQVFTAEKTLLYQKEHLAFTEMRSPYDGLVTRRDRDPGGIVVPGASILQLVATNEIWVSAWVDETAMAGLKQGQPARVVFRSEPAKSYAGEVARLGREADRETREFVVDVRVKELSENWTIGQRAEVFIETGRKANAILMPASFLRWRENKPGVFVNDHSRARWRGVTQGLRGLQNVEVTEGLSAGEQIVQPVEGQKQPLTDGQRIKAK, encoded by the coding sequence ATGAAACGCATTTCCCTCCGCAAACTCCTGCCGTGGCTGATTGTGGCCGCAGTCGTCGCCTTCGCCGTCTATCGCCTCAAGTTTAGTCCGATGCCGGTGACGGCTCATACCGTTGCCACCGGAGAAGTGCGCGCAGAAGTCATGGGCACCGGCACGCTGGAGGCGCGCGTCAAGACCATCATCAGCCCACGCATTCAGGAACGATTGGCTGAAGTCCTCGTGGATCAGGGCGACACGGTGAAGTCAGGACAACTTCTCGCCCGCCTCGATGACGCGGAGACCAAGCAACAGGTGGCCATCGCGGAAGCCACGCTCGCTGCTGCTCGCGCCACAGTCGAAAGGGTGAAATCAGACGAAGCCCGCGCGCAGGCGGTGCTTCAGCAGGCGCAGCTTGACCATCGGCGCTCGACTGAATTGCTCGCCGGCAAAATCGCCGCGCAAGCCGACTTCGACAAAACATCCGAAGCCTTGCACGTCGCCGAGGCGGACTTGAAGCGCGCTCAATCCACCATTGTGGAAGCCCAGAGCCAGGTGTTCACCGCCGAAAAGACTTTGCTCTATCAAAAAGAACATCTGGCGTTCACCGAAATGCGCAGCCCCTACGACGGTCTGGTCACGCGCCGCGACCGCGACCCCGGCGGGATTGTCGTGCCGGGCGCGTCCATTCTGCAACTGGTCGCCACGAATGAAATCTGGGTGTCCGCCTGGGTGGACGAAACGGCGATGGCTGGTTTGAAACAAGGGCAGCCCGCGCGCGTCGTCTTCCGCTCCGAGCCGGCGAAAAGTTACGCCGGGGAAGTGGCGCGGCTGGGCCGCGAAGCCGATCGCGAGACACGTGAGTTCGTCGTGGACGTGCGCGTGAAGGAATTGTCGGAGAACTGGACGATTGGCCAGCGCGCCGAGGTGTTCATCGAAACCGGACGGAAAGCCAACGCCATCTTGATGCCGGCGTCTTTTCTCCGCTGGCGCGAAAACAAACCCGGCGTGTTCGTCAACGACCACAGCCGCGCTCGCTGGCGCGGCGTCACGCAGGGCTTGCGCGGATTGCAGAATGTTGAAGTTACGGAAGGACTGTCCGCCGGCGAACAAATCGTCCAGCCCGTGGAAGGCCAGAAACAGCCGCTCACTGATGGTCAACGCATCAAAGCGAAATGA
- a CDS encoding ABC transporter permease encodes MNLAVRDIRHNLGRFALTTVGIGLLLMIVMGMGGIYRGLIYEATLLVDQVGADLWVVQGSTRGPFAEVSRIPANLEDRVRAMPGVAGARRFVSHTIQREHRGQPLRMVVQGLSWPEDKGDWVSLIAGRPLRQAHYELIADRSLGLPLGEKLRLGKDVYEVVGLTRGMVGSGGDGLTFFTVSDAMAVQFDVPGEATRLERAARRARLEDLDLGRVTPLLSERVVGPASELPALAPPQVSAVLVTLREGADQARVAATLATWPDVTVYSTQQQKNLLLSGMVDKARRQLGLFRVLLIIISAIIMALILYTLTLDKIHDIALLKLIGARNGVIIGLILQQALLMGALGYGLAWWLGQYAFPRFPRLVVIETPDLLMLAGIVLAISALASLLGIGKAMSVEPNKVLS; translated from the coding sequence ATGAACCTCGCTGTCCGTGATATCCGCCACAATCTGGGCCGCTTCGCCCTCACGACCGTGGGCATCGGCCTGTTGTTGATGATTGTCATGGGCATGGGCGGCATCTATCGCGGACTGATTTATGAGGCGACACTGCTCGTGGACCAGGTCGGCGCGGATTTATGGGTCGTGCAAGGCAGCACGCGCGGCCCCTTCGCCGAAGTATCGCGCATCCCTGCCAACCTCGAAGATCGTGTGCGCGCCATGCCGGGTGTGGCTGGCGCGCGACGTTTCGTCTCGCACACGATTCAACGCGAGCATCGCGGCCAGCCGTTGCGCATGGTCGTGCAAGGACTCTCGTGGCCCGAGGACAAAGGCGATTGGGTGTCGCTGATTGCCGGTCGCCCGTTGCGTCAGGCACACTACGAACTGATTGCCGACCGCTCGCTCGGTTTGCCGCTCGGCGAAAAGTTGAGGCTCGGCAAAGACGTTTACGAGGTCGTCGGCCTGACGCGCGGAATGGTCGGCTCGGGCGGCGATGGCTTGACGTTCTTCACGGTGAGCGATGCGATGGCCGTCCAGTTCGACGTGCCGGGCGAAGCCACGCGCCTCGAACGCGCCGCGCGCCGTGCCCGCCTCGAAGACTTGGACCTCGGACGCGTGACGCCGCTTTTGTCAGAACGAGTAGTTGGCCCGGCCAGCGAGTTACCCGCGCTCGCGCCGCCGCAAGTCAGCGCGGTGCTGGTGACGCTGCGGGAAGGCGCGGACCAGGCTCGCGTGGCCGCGACGCTCGCGACGTGGCCGGACGTGACGGTCTATTCCACCCAACAGCAGAAAAATCTCCTGCTCTCCGGCATGGTGGACAAAGCGCGGCGGCAACTGGGCCTGTTCCGCGTTCTCCTGATCATTATTTCCGCCATCATCATGGCGCTGATCCTCTACACGCTCACACTCGACAAGATTCATGACATCGCCCTGCTGAAACTCATTGGCGCGCGCAACGGCGTCATCATTGGATTGATTCTCCAACAGGCGTTGCTCATGGGCGCGCTGGGCTACGGACTCGCGTGGTGGTTGGGGCAATACGCCTTCCCGCGCTTCCCGCGTCTCGTCGTCATCGAGACGCCCGACCTGCTGATGCTCGCCGGCATTGTGCTCGCAATTTCCGCGCTCGCCAGCCTGCTTGGTATCGGCAAGGCCATGAGCGTTGAGCCGAACAAGGTTTTGTCGTGA
- a CDS encoding ABC transporter ATP-binding protein, which yields MKTNDSNAPAIVAENLTKVYGSGNTEVVAMKDVSLRVARGEVIALLGPSGAGKSTLLTAIGLINPPTAGRIHIGGELVMEADEAKVDLRAFRRRHLGFVFQKANLIPFLNAVENVQVALEINDASPRAAHKRAMELLDYLGVADRAKYLPDALSGGQQQRVAVARALANEPSLILADEPTAALDSHRGRQVMELFAKVAHERGAAVLVVTHDQRSLDVFDRTFEMEDGELRPERNKTK from the coding sequence ATGAAGACGAACGATTCCAACGCGCCCGCCATCGTGGCCGAAAACCTCACGAAGGTTTATGGCAGCGGCAACACCGAAGTCGTGGCCATGAAGGATGTCTCGCTGCGCGTAGCGCGCGGTGAAGTCATCGCGCTGCTTGGCCCGAGTGGCGCGGGCAAGTCCACGCTACTCACTGCGATTGGCCTCATCAACCCGCCCACCGCTGGCCGCATCCACATCGGCGGCGAATTGGTCATGGAGGCGGACGAGGCCAAAGTGGACTTGCGTGCATTTCGCCGCCGCCATCTCGGCTTCGTTTTCCAAAAAGCGAATCTGATTCCGTTCCTCAACGCGGTGGAGAATGTGCAAGTGGCGCTGGAGATCAACGACGCTTCCCCGCGCGCCGCGCACAAACGCGCCATGGAACTGCTGGACTACCTTGGCGTCGCGGATCGCGCCAAATATTTGCCCGATGCGCTTTCCGGCGGCCAGCAGCAACGCGTGGCGGTAGCCCGCGCTCTGGCCAATGAGCCAAGCCTCATTCTTGCCGACGAACCGACCGCCGCGCTCGACAGCCATCGGGGACGGCAGGTGATGGAGTTGTTTGCCAAGGTCGCGCATGAACGCGGCGCGGCGGTGCTGGTCGTCACCCACGACCAACGCTCGCTCGACGTTTTTGACCGAACTTTCGAGATGGAGGACGGTGAATTGAGACCTGAACGAAACAAGACGAAATGA